One part of the Desulfobulbaceae bacterium genome encodes these proteins:
- the aprB gene encoding adenylyl-sulfate reductase subunit beta yields MPSYVDPSKCDGCKGGDKTACMYICPNDLMVLNTEEMRAYNQEPDACWECYSCVKICPQGAIMVRGYNDFVPMGGQVHPMRSSDSIMWTVKFRNGNLKRFKFPIRTTAEGAANAYKDLKGVSLDDELLSTQKSLPSPDPAKMAK; encoded by the coding sequence ATGCCAAGTTATGTAGATCCTTCAAAGTGTGACGGTTGCAAGGGCGGTGACAAAACTGCCTGTATGTACATCTGTCCAAACGACCTGATGGTACTTAACACAGAGGAAATGAGAGCTTATAATCAAGAGCCCGATGCATGTTGGGAGTGTTACTCTTGTGTTAAGATTTGTCCTCAAGGTGCTATTATGGTTCGTGGTTACAATGACTTCGTACCAATGGGTGGTCAGGTTCATCCAATGAGAAGTTCTGATTCCATTATGTGGACCGTTAAGTTCCGTAATGGCAACTTGAAGCGTTTTAAGTTCCCTATCAGAACTACCGCTGAGGGTGCTGCTAATGCGTATAAAGACCTCAAAGGTGTAAGCCTTGATGATGAGCTTCTTTCTACACAGAAATCGCTTCCATCTCCAGATCCAGCCAAAATGGCTAAGTAA